GACCGTGATCACGTTCTTGTTGCCCGTAGCCGAGATGAAGATGTCCGCTTCGTCCACGATGTCTTCGAGCGTCGTCACCTGATAGCCTTCGAGCGCCGCCTGCAACGCGCAGATGGGATCGATTTCGGTGAAGATGACGCGCGCGCCCTGTCCCTTGAGCGCCTGCGCGCAGCCCTTACCCACATCGCCGTACCCCATGACCACGGCGATCTTGCCGGCGAGCATAACGTCGGTCGCGCGGTTCAGACCATCGATGATCGAGTGGCGGCAGCCGTACAAGTTGTCGAACTTGGACTTCGTCACGGCGTCGTTCACGTTGATGGCCGGGAAGGCCAGCGTGCCGGCGCGCTCCATCTCGTACAGACGCATCACGCCCGTGGTGGTCTCCTCGCTCACACCACGAATGCCGGCCAATACCTTCGTCCAACGGCCCGGATTCTTCGCCTGCTCGGCGCGCAGCAGATCCAGAATCACTCCCCACTCTTCCGGCTCGTTGTCGCTGTCGAAGCCCGGGATCACGCCGCTCTTCTCGTACTCGGTGCCCTTGTGCACGAGCAGCGTGGCGTCGCCACCATCATCAAGCAACAGGTTCGGGCCCGTGCCGTCGCTCCACATCAGCGCCTGCTCGGTGCACCACCAGTATTCCTCGAGCGTCTCACCCTTCCACGCAAACACCGGCGTACCCTTGGGCTGCTCCACCGTGCCGTGCGGGCCGACGGCCACGGCGGCCGCCGCATGATCCTGCGTGCTGAAGATGTTGCACGACACCCAGCGCACGTCGGCGCCGAGTTCGACCAGCGTTTCGATGAGTACCGCCGTCTGCACGGTCATGTGCAGCGAACCCATGATCTTCGCACCCTTGAGCGGATGCTTACCGGCATACTCGGCGCGCAGCGCCATGAGGCCCGGCATTTCGAATTCTGCGAGACGGATTTCCTTGCGTCCCCACTCGGCGAGCGCGAGATCACGCACGGCGAAGGTGGGACGATCAAGCGACGCCAGTGGCGCAGCACCCTGTTCAGTGACGACGACGGTAGACATTTACGGATGAATCCTGAGGGAAGAGTCGGAACGGGAACCCACAGCGCAGCGCGCCGTGGCGGAGAACAACGCGGGGCCGGTGGCATCGGGATCCACCGGTAACGGGACATAACGAACATTCGCGAAGCCGGCGTCGTGCAGCCACGACGTCAGTTCGAGCTGGTCAAATCCAAGCCACACGTGACCCATCTGCTCGCGATAGCGCTCTTGCGCATGCGGGCGCATATCGGCGATGAGCAGGCGTCCGTTGGGGCGCAACACGCGTCGCACATCGCGCAGCGCACGCTGCGGATCGGCGACATGGTGCAGCACCAACATCAGCACGGCCGCATCGAGTGAGGCATTGCCCAGTGGTAGCGATTCGAGCGTGCCTTCGCTGAGCGTCACGTTGCTGTACGCGGCCAGGCGCGACGAGGCCGCCGACAACATGGCCGGTGAGGCATCGATGGCGTGCACGTGCGTCACGTGTGGGGCCAGCGCGGCGGCGAGCGCGCCGGTGCCGCAGCCCAGATCGCCGATGATCAGGGAGTCGTCGAGCAACGCGAGCGCGGCGCTCACGTCCGCGCGCGCCCCGAACATGTCGTTCCGCAGCGCATCCCATTCCGCGCTGGCGGTGGCGAAGAACGCCTGCGTGCCGGCCCGACGGGCCGAGATCACGGCGTCAATGCGCGCCGCGTCCTGCAGTGCCGCGGGCGTGCTGCCGAGCGCCGACCGCACGATGTCCCAGAGGGCCCGCATGTCGGCGTTGAGCTGCGGATTCCGCCGATACCAGCGGCTCGACCCTTCCGCCCGCGACGCGATCCAGTCTTCGTCGGCCAGAATCTTGAGGTGCCGACTCACAGTGCTCTGCGGCAGCTGCAGCGCGGTCGCCAAATCGCCGACGGTGAGCTCCTGTCGCTCCAACGCCGAAAGCAGCCGACACCGGGTGGCGTCGGCGAGCTCGACCATACGGTCGTGGATGGCAAGGCGTGGCGAGGTCATGTATTTATATATATCCGGGTATCCGGATGAAAGGATAGCACCGAAGGCGTGCTGCGTCAATCGGGATGTCGGCAGGTCAGGGATTTGCCCCTCCCGTGGGCCGGGATCGGTGCTACCATTGCCTCAAATGCTTGATCTTCCTCTCGCTCTGGACCTGTTGGTTTCGGCTCTGGTCGGACTGGCGGTGGGCGTCGAGCGGGAATGGTCGGGACACACGACCGGCCCCGACGGCCGCTTTGCCGGCATCCGCACGTTCACGTTGCTCGGGGTGATCGGCGGCTTTGGTGGCTGGTTTTTCCGGGACAGCCATCCGGCGCTGGGCGCCGTCATTATCGGTGGCGGCGTGCTCTTTCCGGTCGCGGCATACGCCGCGACCCTCCGCCGCCCGGGGACCACCACCGACGGGACCACCGAAGTCGCGGCCATCCTGGTCGTCGCGATGGGAGCCGCGTCCGCCCTTGGGCATCGCACACTCGCCAGCGCCGCCGCCGTGATCTGCGTGCTGCTCTTGGCCGAAAAGTCGACGTTCCAGAACGCCCTGCAGAAGGTGGCGGCGCATGAGCTGCGGGCGGCGCTGCAGTTCGCCGTGTTGGCGCTGGTCATTCTGCCCTTGCTGCCGTCGGGCGCCTACGGACCGTTCGCGGCGTTCCAGCCACGACAGCTCTGGATCGTCGTCCTGCTCTTCTCGGGGCTGAATTTCGCCGGCTACATCGCGCGGAGGGTGATCGGCGAAACGCGTGGACTCGGCGTGACCGGCTTGCTGGGCGGGCTCGTCTCGTCCACCGCCGTGTCACTCACCTTCAGTCGCCGCAGCCGAACCGATCCGGACCTGGCGCTTCCACTGGCGCTTGGGGTGGTCGCGGCGTGTACAGTGCTGATACCGCGATTGCTCGTGATTTCGTCGATGCTGCGACCTGCCGTGGCGGTGGCGGCGATACCCGTGCTGGTGCTCCCGTTTCTGGTCGGCGTCTCGCTGATCCTCTTCGTGATGTGGCAGGCGCGCGAAACACGCGTACCGCCCACGTCCGCCCCAGCTCTCGCTCCGCATGCTCCGAACTCCGGACAGAATCCGCTCGCGCTCGCGTCGTCGCTCCAGATGGCCGTCGCCTTCCAGGTCGTACTCTTCGCGATCGCGTGGGTGCAGCAGGCCGTCGGCACGACTGGTGTCCTCCTCTCGGCCACGCTGCTCGGACTCACCGACGTCGATGCGCTCACCGTGTCGATGACGCGCTTCGGCGCCGATCCGGCCAACGTGCGGGTGGCGGCCGCTGCGATTGGCATCGGTGTGTTGTCGAATACGCTGCTCAAGCTGGCGCTCGTCGTCACCATCGGTGCGCCGCGGTTCCGTGCTCGCGCGGCGACCGGCCTGCTGGCGCTGGCGGCAGCGGTCGGCGGCGGCCTCTGGATCGGGTGGCCGTGAGGTCGGCCCATCGGCGCATCAGCGCCGTCGGCCGAGCGACGCGTTCGTTCTTCGATCAGATCGGCGCCGGCACGCGATTCGTGGTGGCGACCATGCGCGCCGTGCGCGACACGGAGGATTGGATCCCCGAGTTCAGCACGCACGCGCGGGTGCTCGGTGTCGAGTCCTTGCCGATCGGCATCTTCATTGCGCTCTTCACCGGCATCGTACTGGCATTGCTGGCGAGCTACTCCGTGGGCGATCTCGTACCGCCGTATTTTGTGGGTACGCTGGTGCAGAAAACCATCACCCTCGAACTCGCACCAGTGCTCACCGGTCTCGCGCTGGCCGGACGCGTTGGCGCGAATATCGCGGCCGAGCTGGGCACGATGCGCGTGACCGAACAGATCGACGCGCTCGAAACGCTCACGTTCGATCCAATGAGTCATCTCGTTGTGCCGCGCGTGCTCGCATCGACACTCATGTTTCCCGTAGTCGTAGCGGTAGCGATGATCGTGGGATTGCTGTCGGGATGGGTCGCGTCGCTGGTGTTGCTCGATATCACCACACCGCAGTTCCTGAAGGGTGCGCGCATTTTCTTCACCGACTTCGATGTGCGCTACGGCCTGGTGAAATCGGCGAGCTTCGGCGCAGCCGTGGCGCTGATCGGCTGCCGCGCCGGCTTGAACACGGAGGGCGGTGCGCAGGGTGTTGGACGCGGCGCCACGCGTGCGGTCGTGATTTCGGCTGTCATGATTCTCGTGCTCGATGCTTTCTGGGCGCTGGTCTGGCTCTCTGGCCGTACCCTTCGGTAACCCATGATCGCGCATCTCCTCCCATCCTCCTTATGACCACTTCCCGACGGGCCAGCGACTTCGTGGTCGGCGCTACCGTGCTGGTGGTGACGATCGTGGTCATCGGCGCGGTCCTCTGGCTCAAGCAGGCCGATCTCAGGGGCAAGACCCGACATCTCGTCGTGCGCACGCGCGACGTGGGTGGCGTGGCGCTCGGCAACCCGGTGGTGATCCGCGGTGTGCGTTCCGGCCAGATCGAATCAATCGCCCTCGGCGAGCGCGGGTGGGTGGTGCTCAGGCTTGGCATCGATCGCGGCGTCACGCTGCCATCCGATCCAGTCGTGCTGCTCGCGGCCTCCAGTCTGTTCGGCGAATGGCAGGCCACGATCACCGATGCCACCGGTCTGCCGGCCGACCGCGAGCTGCGTGCCGCCATTAGTGCGTCACGCACCACCGGAGACACGCTGGCCGGTGCCGTGTTGCCCGACATCGCGCAACTCACCACCGTGGCCGGTCGTATCGCCGGCGATGTAGCGAAGGTCGCCGACCGGGTGCAGGTAGCGTTCGACGATCAGGCCGCGCGCGAACTGCGCGAATCGATCCGCAATTTCTCGCGACTCTCGGCGCAGTTGGCCTCTACGGTGGAGCTGCAGTCGAAGAACCTCGATCACATCAGCACCGACGTGCAGATCGGGCTCAAGAGCATCAACGCGGCGGCCGCGAACCTGAATGCGTTTTCGTCACGCGTCGACTCGGCGACAAGCCGTGGCGAACTACAGGTCATCGTCAACAACTCGCAGACCGCGGCCAGGGAGCTGCTCGCGGCAACCACGCGCCTGCGTGAAGTGGCCGAAGGGCTCGACCGTACAGAGGGTCGTCTGGCCAGTGCAGTGGCCAAGGCCGACTCGGTGCTCAACAAGGTGAACTCGGGCCGCGGCACGCTTGGTCTGATGGTGAACGACCCCGCGTTGTACCAGCAGAGCGATTCGCTCGTGCGTGAATTGCGCGCGCTCGTGGCCGACGTGAAGAAGAACCCGAAGCGCTACATCAACGTGCGGGTGTTCTAGCACCGAGCTGCACTCGCGGCACTCAGGCTGATGGCACGGCAAGCACACCGCAGCGTGCGGTCCGCAACACGCGCGTGGCGACCGAGCCCACGACTAGCCGCTCGAGGAAGCTGTGACGCTGCGTGCCGACGGCGATCAGATCGCACTGCGCCTGCTGCGCGAACGACAGCAGTGACGACGCGGGATCGCCACGCACGGTGACCGTTTCCACGATCACTCCGTCGGGCGGATCGAGCTGCGCACGGACCTGATCGAACAGGGGCGGCAGTGTGCGACCGTAGTCGGCGTCCCATGCCTGCCAATCCGCCGACGGATGCTCGAAGCGCGGGCGCACATGCACCAGCGTGAGTCGGCCGTTGGGGGCTACCAGGCGGGCGGCGAGACGGGCCGACTGCACGCTGGCCACACTGAAATCGAGGCCGACCACGGCATGCATCGGGTTGGTCGGGAAGCTGGGGCCCACGGCGAGCACCGGCACCCGGGATTCCCGGAGCGTGGC
The Gemmatimonas sp. DNA segment above includes these coding regions:
- the ahcY gene encoding adenosylhomocysteinase, giving the protein MSTVVVTEQGAAPLASLDRPTFAVRDLALAEWGRKEIRLAEFEMPGLMALRAEYAGKHPLKGAKIMGSLHMTVQTAVLIETLVELGADVRWVSCNIFSTQDHAAAAVAVGPHGTVEQPKGTPVFAWKGETLEEYWWCTEQALMWSDGTGPNLLLDDGGDATLLVHKGTEYEKSGVIPGFDSDNEPEEWGVILDLLRAEQAKNPGRWTKVLAGIRGVSEETTTGVMRLYEMERAGTLAFPAINVNDAVTKSKFDNLYGCRHSIIDGLNRATDVMLAGKIAVVMGYGDVGKGCAQALKGQGARVIFTEIDPICALQAALEGYQVTTLEDIVDEADIFISATGNKNVITVEHMGRMKDKAIVANIGHFDNEIDMAGLKKVEGMKRINIKPQYDEFVLPNGRSILILAEGRLMNLGCATGHPSFVMSASFTNQVLAQLELHANAEKYGKTVFVLPKHLDEKVARLHLAKLGVKLTTLNTEQADYLGVSPMGPFKSEHYRY
- a CDS encoding metalloregulator ArsR/SmtB family transcription factor, yielding MTSPRLAIHDRMVELADATRCRLLSALERQELTVGDLATALQLPQSTVSRHLKILADEDWIASRAEGSSRWYRRNPQLNADMRALWDIVRSALGSTPAALQDAARIDAVISARRAGTQAFFATASAEWDALRNDMFGARADVSAALALLDDSLIIGDLGCGTGALAAALAPHVTHVHAIDASPAMLSAASSRLAAYSNVTLSEGTLESLPLGNASLDAAVLMLVLHHVADPQRALRDVRRVLRPNGRLLIADMRPHAQERYREQMGHVWLGFDQLELTSWLHDAGFANVRYVPLPVDPDATGPALFSATARCAVGSRSDSSLRIHP
- a CDS encoding MgtC/SapB family protein, encoding MLDLPLALDLLVSALVGLAVGVEREWSGHTTGPDGRFAGIRTFTLLGVIGGFGGWFFRDSHPALGAVIIGGGVLFPVAAYAATLRRPGTTTDGTTEVAAILVVAMGAASALGHRTLASAAAVICVLLLAEKSTFQNALQKVAAHELRAALQFAVLALVILPLLPSGAYGPFAAFQPRQLWIVVLLFSGLNFAGYIARRVIGETRGLGVTGLLGGLVSSTAVSLTFSRRSRTDPDLALPLALGVVAACTVLIPRLLVISSMLRPAVAVAAIPVLVLPFLVGVSLILFVMWQARETRVPPTSAPALAPHAPNSGQNPLALASSLQMAVAFQVVLFAIAWVQQAVGTTGVLLSATLLGLTDVDALTVSMTRFGADPANVRVAAAAIGIGVLSNTLLKLALVVTIGAPRFRARAATGLLALAAAVGGGLWIGWP
- a CDS encoding ABC transporter permease; translated protein: MRSAHRRISAVGRATRSFFDQIGAGTRFVVATMRAVRDTEDWIPEFSTHARVLGVESLPIGIFIALFTGIVLALLASYSVGDLVPPYFVGTLVQKTITLELAPVLTGLALAGRVGANIAAELGTMRVTEQIDALETLTFDPMSHLVVPRVLASTLMFPVVVAVAMIVGLLSGWVASLVLLDITTPQFLKGARIFFTDFDVRYGLVKSASFGAAVALIGCRAGLNTEGGAQGVGRGATRAVVISAVMILVLDAFWALVWLSGRTLR
- a CDS encoding MlaD family protein, coding for MTTSRRASDFVVGATVLVVTIVVIGAVLWLKQADLRGKTRHLVVRTRDVGGVALGNPVVIRGVRSGQIESIALGERGWVVLRLGIDRGVTLPSDPVVLLAASSLFGEWQATITDATGLPADRELRAAISASRTTGDTLAGAVLPDIAQLTTVAGRIAGDVAKVADRVQVAFDDQAARELRESIRNFSRLSAQLASTVELQSKNLDHISTDVQIGLKSINAAAANLNAFSSRVDSATSRGELQVIVNNSQTAARELLAATTRLREVAEGLDRTEGRLASAVAKADSVLNKVNSGRGTLGLMVNDPALYQQSDSLVRELRALVADVKKNPKRYINVRVF
- a CDS encoding universal stress protein, translating into MSVLARDPVMLSEHLPPDVDGPVLVACDGAPVSSEALFNAGRLATRAFGGPLQVLGVCKPTPGVAAGMDVLPVPAELDEARRLSMVEDVRRAISISAAGDPTWTVDVQLGSPSRLLATEARRRHATVLVMGIGRHNPLDRLFGTETTLATLRESRVPVLAVGPSFPTNPMHAVVGLDFSVASVQSARLAARLVAPNGRLTLVHVRPRFEHPSADWQAWDADYGRTLPPLFDQVRAQLDPPDGVIVETVTVRGDPASSLLSFAQQAQCDLIAVGTQRHSFLERLVVGSVATRVLRTARCGVLAVPSA